In a single window of the Amycolatopsis sp. cg5 genome:
- a CDS encoding FAD/NAD(P)-binding protein — MAFELAIVGAGPRGICVLERLSANAPELLTGTLVVHLIDPFPPGPGRVWRYDQSPLLRMNSMPEDVTMFTDETVEMSGPVRNGPSLAEWAKKVRTGKLDASVPDDLLDELRTLKSTSFPTRRLQSAYLDWVYQHILNTLPDGIEVVEHHTHAVNVTENAVWLKDSETPLRVDAVLMTVGHLDALPDERELELAEYAVRNDLAYYPAGYTADVDYADVPAGEPVLVRGFGLAFVDLMLLLTEGRGGRFEEQPCGGLRYHPSGREPVLHVGSRRGVPYHAKTGYRLRGKSLQLPRFFDSYTFEKLPQRLDFKRDVWPHMAKEIAWGYYSELFTGHPDRVRLDFAVFADTFADTEWDSPEMVALIEKSVPAAEDRLDLEQLDRPLAGLRFETGEEFGKHVREYVERDLSRRADVEFSADLGAFMALLSVYHQLPALAASGRITARTQVSEMDGWWHGFFSYYASGPPPRRLEELLALHQAGLVSFAGAEMRITAADGTFVGASESFPGEVRARTLIEARLPEPSVSRASDLLLRTLRDAGDLVEESVLDTATGQRELSGRIHTRVGDSRLLDSGGDAHPRLFAVGPHTSARSAAAFTRPRTNALPFRQNDAVARELLALTPRAG; from the coding sequence GTGGCGTTCGAACTCGCGATCGTAGGTGCGGGACCGCGCGGGATCTGTGTGCTGGAACGGCTCTCCGCCAACGCGCCAGAGCTGCTCACCGGCACGCTCGTGGTGCACCTGATCGACCCGTTCCCGCCGGGACCGGGCCGGGTGTGGCGGTACGACCAGTCGCCGTTGCTGCGAATGAACTCGATGCCGGAAGACGTCACGATGTTCACCGACGAGACCGTCGAAATGTCCGGTCCGGTGCGCAACGGCCCTTCACTGGCCGAGTGGGCGAAAAAGGTGCGCACCGGCAAGCTCGACGCCTCGGTCCCCGATGATCTGCTCGACGAGCTGCGCACGCTGAAGTCGACCTCGTTTCCGACGCGACGGCTGCAGAGCGCTTATCTCGACTGGGTGTATCAGCACATCCTGAACACTTTGCCGGACGGCATCGAGGTGGTCGAGCACCACACGCACGCGGTGAACGTCACCGAAAACGCCGTCTGGCTCAAGGATTCCGAGACGCCGTTGCGGGTCGACGCCGTGCTCATGACGGTCGGCCATCTCGACGCGCTGCCGGACGAGCGTGAGCTGGAACTGGCCGAGTACGCCGTCCGCAACGACCTCGCGTACTACCCGGCCGGCTACACCGCCGACGTCGACTACGCAGACGTGCCCGCCGGTGAACCCGTGCTGGTGCGCGGTTTCGGGCTCGCGTTCGTCGACCTGATGCTGCTGTTGACCGAGGGGCGTGGCGGCCGATTCGAGGAGCAGCCGTGCGGCGGGCTCCGGTATCACCCGAGCGGACGCGAGCCGGTGCTGCACGTCGGCTCGCGGCGCGGCGTGCCGTATCACGCGAAGACCGGCTACCGGTTGCGCGGGAAATCGTTGCAGCTGCCCAGATTCTTCGACTCCTACACGTTCGAGAAGCTTCCGCAGCGGCTCGACTTCAAGCGTGACGTCTGGCCGCATATGGCCAAGGAGATCGCCTGGGGCTACTACAGCGAGCTGTTCACCGGGCATCCCGACCGGGTGCGGCTGGACTTCGCGGTGTTCGCGGACACCTTCGCCGACACCGAGTGGGACTCGCCGGAAATGGTTGCCCTCATCGAGAAATCGGTGCCCGCGGCGGAAGACCGGCTCGACCTGGAGCAGCTGGACCGGCCGCTCGCCGGGCTGCGCTTCGAGACGGGCGAGGAGTTCGGCAAGCACGTCCGCGAGTACGTCGAGCGAGACTTGTCGCGCCGCGCCGACGTCGAGTTCAGCGCGGACCTCGGCGCGTTCATGGCGCTGCTTTCGGTGTACCACCAGCTGCCGGCGCTGGCCGCGAGCGGGCGGATCACCGCACGCACTCAGGTGTCCGAAATGGACGGTTGGTGGCACGGCTTCTTCAGTTATTACGCCAGCGGCCCGCCGCCACGGCGTCTCGAAGAACTGCTCGCGCTCCACCAGGCAGGCCTGGTTTCCTTCGCCGGCGCGGAAATGCGCATCACTGCCGCCGACGGGACGTTCGTCGGCGCCAGCGAGAGCTTCCCCGGCGAGGTGCGGGCCAGGACACTGATCGAAGCGCGCCTGCCCGAACCCAGCGTGAGCCGGGCTTCGGACCTGCTGCTGCGCACCCTGCGCGATGCCGGTGACCTGGTCGAGGAGTCCGTACTCGACACGGCCACCGGGCAGCGCGAGCTCTCCGGCCGTATCCACACCAGGGTCGGCGACTCGCGGCTGCTCGACTCCGGCGGCGACGCGCATCCCCGGCTGTTCGCGGTCGGCCCGCACACGAGCGCGCGTTCGGCGGCGGCGTTCACCCGCCCCCGCACGAACGCGCTCCCGTTCCGGCAGAACGACGCGGTCGCCCGCGAGCTGCTCGCGCTTACGCCGCGGGCGGGGTGA
- a CDS encoding VOC family protein, which produces MTAPAFGSVTWFQIGSEDPAATRSFYTELFDWSFEVDTNDDTEGRYAQVTTPGASHPTGGLFDTRGEVPNHAIFYVLVEDTAKTVAAAEKRGAKVLVPPKTTPAGLVFSDLLDPQGNHFGVFTPPAA; this is translated from the coding sequence ATGACCGCACCGGCGTTCGGCAGCGTCACCTGGTTCCAGATCGGCAGCGAGGACCCGGCCGCCACCAGGAGCTTCTACACCGAGCTGTTCGACTGGTCCTTCGAGGTCGACACCAACGACGACACCGAGGGCCGCTACGCGCAGGTCACCACGCCGGGTGCCTCGCACCCGACCGGCGGCCTCTTCGACACCCGTGGCGAAGTGCCGAACCACGCGATCTTCTACGTGCTCGTCGAAGACACCGCGAAGACCGTCGCCGCGGCCGAGAAGCGCGGCGCCAAGGTGCTCGTGCCGCCGAAGACCACGCCCGCCGGCCTGGTCTTCTCCGACCTGCTCGACCCGCAGGGCAACCACTTCGGCGTCTTCACCCCGCCCGCGGCGTAA
- a CDS encoding TIGR03564 family F420-dependent LLM class oxidoreductase yields the protein MTIGVTIPASDTYQAANLIEEFVNQTGQAAAAGLSSVWFPQLLDYDAVMVAALAGRAFPGISVGTGVVPIYPRHPLLISALAQTAQAATGGRFTLGLGLGSKPFLKPAFGQPYPPPVQHLREYLAVLRPLLSGVETEFDGDILSLHPSMPTIVPGAKPVPIVVAAMGPKALATAGELADGTLPYFAGPKALSTNIVPVIGRAAASAGRPRPRVIAVFPAVVTREVEATREVLGERLAAYEEIPSYRRILDAEGVAHAVDLAVVGDEELVAAAVQRYFDAGATEVVISQAGVRSGEDRLRTWRLLGELNKR from the coding sequence ATGACCATAGGGGTGACCATCCCGGCCAGTGACACATATCAGGCCGCAAATCTCATCGAAGAATTCGTGAACCAGACCGGGCAGGCCGCCGCCGCGGGGCTGAGCTCGGTCTGGTTCCCGCAATTGCTGGACTACGACGCCGTCATGGTGGCCGCGCTGGCGGGCAGGGCGTTTCCTGGCATTTCGGTCGGAACGGGCGTTGTGCCCATTTATCCGCGACATCCATTGCTGATTTCGGCACTCGCGCAAACCGCTCAGGCCGCGACCGGCGGACGATTCACGCTCGGACTCGGGCTCGGCTCCAAACCGTTTCTGAAGCCGGCGTTCGGCCAGCCGTATCCGCCGCCCGTCCAGCATTTGCGTGAATACCTGGCCGTGCTGCGGCCGTTGCTCAGCGGCGTGGAGACCGAGTTCGACGGCGACATCCTCAGCCTGCATCCGTCGATGCCGACGATCGTGCCCGGCGCGAAACCGGTGCCGATCGTCGTGGCCGCCATGGGACCGAAGGCGCTGGCCACCGCCGGTGAACTCGCCGACGGGACCCTGCCGTATTTCGCCGGGCCCAAGGCCTTGTCGACGAACATCGTGCCGGTGATCGGCCGGGCGGCCGCGTCGGCAGGCAGGCCGCGGCCCCGGGTCATCGCGGTGTTCCCCGCCGTCGTGACCCGCGAGGTCGAGGCCACCCGCGAAGTGCTGGGCGAGCGGCTCGCGGCGTACGAAGAGATCCCGTCCTATCGGCGAATCCTTGACGCGGAAGGGGTCGCGCACGCGGTCGACCTGGCGGTGGTCGGTGACGAGGAGCTGGTCGCGGCTGCCGTCCAGCGTTACTTCGACGCGGGCGCGACCGAGGTGGTGATCAGCCAGGCCGGTGTCCGGTCTGGCGAGGACCGCCTGCGCACGTGGCGATTGCTGGGTGAGCTCAACAAACGCTGA
- the fbaA gene encoding class II fructose-bisphosphate aldolase → MPIATPEVYAEMLDRAKANEFAYPAINVTSSETLNAAIRGFAEAESDGIIQFSTGGAEFASGQAVKNMVVGATALAEYANVVAKHYPINVALHTDHCPKDKLDGFVRPLLDISAERVKRGENPLFQSHMWDGSAIDLDENLTIAAELLEKARAAKIILEVEIGVVGGEEDGVEAEINEKLYTAEGDFLKTAEVLGTGDKGRYLLAATFGNVHGVYKPGNVKLRPDVLKGGQDVVSAKLGLSDAKPFDFVFHGGSGSEVADIHAALSYGVVKMNVDTDTQYAFTRPVVDHFFKNYDGVLKIDGEVGNKKVYDPRSYLKAAEKGMADRVREAAEHLRSAGQKL, encoded by the coding sequence ATGCCCATCGCCACCCCCGAGGTCTACGCGGAGATGCTTGACCGGGCGAAAGCGAACGAATTCGCTTACCCGGCCATCAACGTGACGTCTTCGGAAACCCTGAACGCCGCGATCCGCGGGTTCGCCGAGGCGGAGAGCGACGGCATCATCCAGTTCTCCACCGGCGGCGCGGAATTCGCCTCCGGCCAGGCCGTCAAGAACATGGTCGTCGGCGCGACCGCGCTGGCCGAGTACGCGAACGTGGTCGCCAAGCACTACCCGATCAACGTCGCGCTGCACACCGACCACTGCCCCAAGGACAAGCTCGACGGCTTCGTCCGCCCGCTGCTCGACATCTCCGCCGAGCGCGTCAAGCGCGGCGAGAACCCGCTGTTCCAGTCCCACATGTGGGACGGCTCGGCGATCGACCTCGACGAGAACCTGACCATCGCCGCCGAGCTGCTCGAGAAGGCACGCGCCGCGAAGATCATCCTCGAGGTCGAGATCGGCGTCGTCGGCGGCGAAGAGGACGGCGTCGAGGCCGAGATCAACGAGAAGCTTTACACCGCCGAGGGCGACTTCCTGAAGACCGCCGAGGTGCTCGGCACCGGCGACAAGGGCCGCTACTTGCTCGCCGCCACCTTCGGCAACGTGCACGGCGTCTACAAGCCCGGCAACGTCAAGCTCCGCCCGGACGTCCTCAAGGGCGGCCAGGACGTCGTCTCGGCCAAGCTCGGCCTGTCCGACGCGAAGCCGTTCGACTTCGTCTTCCACGGCGGCTCCGGCTCCGAGGTCGCCGACATCCACGCCGCGCTGTCCTACGGCGTCGTGAAGATGAACGTCGACACCGACACCCAGTACGCCTTCACCCGCCCGGTCGTCGACCACTTCTTCAAGAACTACGACGGTGTCTTGAAGATCGACGGCGAGGTCGGCAACAAGAAGGTCTACGACCCCCGCAGCTACCTCAAGGCCGCCGAAAAGGGCATGGCCGACCGGGTGCGCGAGGCGGCCGAGCACCTCCGCTCCGCAGGCCAGAAGCTCTAG
- a CDS encoding adenylosuccinate synthase, with protein MPAIVLIGAQWGDEGKGKATDLLGDRVQWVVRYQGGNNAGHTVVLPNGQDFALHLIPSGILTPGVTNVIGNGVVVDPGVLLEEIAGLEARDVDTSRLLISADAHLIMPYHVAIDKVTERYLGSRKIGTTGRGIGPCYQDKIARVGVRVQDLLDEKIFRQKVEAALEFKNQVLVKVYNRKALDADEVCDEVLAAGEKFAHRIADSRLQLNQALERGETILLEGSQGTLLDVDHGTYPFVTSSNPTAGGASAGSGIGPGRIGTVLGILKAYTTRVGSGPFPTELHDESGEYLRKTGGEVGVTTGRARRTGWFDAVIARYATRVNGITDFFLTKLDVLSGLEKVPVCVGYEVDGFKTYDMPMTQTDVHHATPIYEERPGWFEDISGCRTFEELPANARAYVEYLEELSGARISAIGVGPGREQTIVRHEFI; from the coding sequence ATGCCGGCCATCGTGCTCATCGGCGCCCAGTGGGGCGACGAAGGTAAGGGCAAGGCCACCGACCTGCTCGGCGACCGCGTTCAGTGGGTCGTCCGCTATCAGGGCGGCAACAACGCCGGTCACACCGTCGTCCTCCCCAACGGCCAGGACTTCGCGCTGCACCTCATCCCGTCGGGCATCCTCACGCCCGGCGTGACCAACGTGATCGGCAACGGTGTCGTCGTCGACCCCGGTGTGCTGCTCGAGGAGATCGCCGGGCTTGAGGCCCGCGACGTCGACACCAGCAGGCTGCTGATCTCCGCCGACGCGCATTTGATCATGCCGTACCACGTGGCGATCGATAAGGTCACCGAGCGTTACCTCGGCAGCCGCAAGATCGGCACCACCGGCCGCGGCATCGGGCCCTGCTACCAGGACAAGATCGCCCGCGTCGGCGTCCGCGTGCAGGACCTGCTCGACGAGAAGATCTTCCGCCAGAAGGTCGAGGCGGCGCTGGAGTTCAAGAACCAGGTGCTGGTCAAGGTCTACAACCGCAAGGCGCTCGACGCGGACGAGGTCTGCGACGAGGTGCTCGCGGCGGGCGAGAAGTTCGCGCACCGCATCGCCGACTCGCGGCTGCAGCTCAACCAGGCGCTCGAGCGCGGCGAGACCATCCTGCTCGAGGGCTCGCAGGGCACCCTGCTCGACGTCGACCACGGCACGTACCCGTTCGTCACCTCGTCGAACCCGACCGCGGGCGGCGCCAGCGCCGGTTCCGGCATCGGCCCCGGCCGGATCGGCACCGTGCTCGGCATCCTCAAGGCGTACACCACGCGCGTCGGCTCCGGCCCGTTCCCGACCGAGCTGCACGACGAGTCCGGCGAGTACCTGCGCAAGACCGGCGGCGAGGTCGGCGTGACCACCGGCCGCGCGCGGCGCACCGGCTGGTTCGACGCGGTCATCGCGCGGTACGCGACGCGGGTCAACGGCATCACCGACTTCTTCCTCACCAAGCTCGACGTGCTGTCCGGGCTCGAGAAGGTCCCGGTGTGCGTCGGCTACGAGGTCGACGGCTTCAAGACCTACGACATGCCGATGACGCAGACCGACGTGCACCACGCCACCCCGATCTACGAAGAGCGGCCTGGCTGGTTCGAGGACATCTCCGGCTGCCGCACCTTCGAGGAGCTGCCGGCGAACGCCCGCGCGTACGTCGAGTACCTCGAAGAGCTCTCCGGCGCGCGGATCTCCGCGATCGGCGTCGGGCCGGGCCGCGAGCAGACGATCGTGCGGCACGAGTTCATCTAG
- a CDS encoding alpha/beta fold hydrolase codes for MRTFSRLGLVAAVAIALLGTPAQAGATTFYDPPSPLPSGANGDIIRHEVSQFYIDPVKLIKADAKVQRIMYRSTDTHGDPMAVTGTVLTPNGPWIGAGQRPIVSYAAGTQGIGDSCAPSKALAAGFEYEGPFIAGLLTRGYGVVVTDYEGLGTPGVHTYMNRLSQGHAVLDAIRAAQRLPEAGLPDAGPVAIAGYSQGGGASAAAAELQPSYAPELNLKGAYAGAVPADLSEVAKVLDGHYAVGFLGFALVSMDAAYPELNIRSLLNARGKQLFEQVKNECTVEAIAAHAFTQSSTLTNDGRSLTAYLGEEPYKSRVGQQLIGKLKPTAPILVVHSVLDDIVPYDQDRTMARSWCSKGAKVQFSSSLVPTHVGGAVRAYPEAFAWLEGRFAGFPAPNNCGWF; via the coding sequence GTGCGCACTTTCTCTCGTCTCGGCCTTGTCGCGGCCGTCGCCATCGCGTTACTGGGTACCCCCGCCCAAGCAGGCGCGACCACCTTCTACGACCCGCCTTCCCCACTGCCGTCCGGCGCGAACGGCGACATCATTCGCCACGAGGTTTCGCAGTTCTACATCGATCCCGTAAAGCTCATCAAGGCGGACGCCAAGGTGCAACGGATCATGTATCGCAGTACGGACACACATGGCGACCCGATGGCCGTCACCGGCACCGTCCTCACCCCCAACGGCCCTTGGATCGGCGCAGGTCAGCGCCCGATCGTCAGCTACGCGGCAGGCACCCAGGGCATCGGCGACTCCTGCGCGCCGTCCAAGGCGCTGGCCGCCGGCTTCGAGTACGAGGGCCCGTTCATCGCGGGCCTGCTCACCCGCGGGTACGGCGTGGTCGTCACGGACTACGAAGGCCTCGGCACCCCGGGCGTCCACACCTACATGAACCGGCTCTCGCAGGGACACGCCGTGCTCGACGCGATCCGCGCCGCCCAGCGACTGCCCGAAGCCGGGCTCCCCGACGCCGGACCGGTCGCGATCGCGGGCTACTCGCAGGGCGGCGGCGCTTCGGCGGCGGCCGCCGAGCTGCAGCCCTCGTACGCGCCGGAGTTGAACCTGAAGGGCGCGTACGCGGGCGCCGTCCCGGCGGACCTGTCCGAGGTCGCGAAGGTGCTCGACGGGCACTACGCGGTCGGCTTCCTCGGGTTCGCGCTGGTCAGCATGGACGCGGCGTACCCGGAGCTGAACATCCGCTCGCTCCTGAACGCGCGCGGCAAGCAGCTGTTCGAGCAGGTCAAGAACGAGTGCACGGTCGAAGCGATCGCGGCGCACGCGTTCACCCAGTCGTCGACGCTGACCAACGACGGCCGCTCGCTGACCGCGTACCTGGGTGAGGAGCCGTACAAGTCCCGCGTCGGCCAGCAGCTGATCGGCAAGCTCAAGCCGACCGCGCCGATCCTGGTGGTGCACAGCGTCCTCGACGACATCGTCCCGTACGACCAGGACCGCACGATGGCCCGCTCGTGGTGCTCGAAGGGCGCGAAGGTCCAGTTCAGCAGCTCGCTGGTGCCCACCCACGTCGGCGGCGCGGTCCGCGCGTACCCCGAAGCCTTCGCCTGGCTCGAAGGCCGGTTCGCGGGGTTCCCGGCGCCGAACAACTGCGGCTGGTTCTAG
- a CDS encoding LLM class F420-dependent oxidoreductase, with amino-acid sequence MTIGVALPSGDTDGASNLVEELVEQTRQAAAAGIDSVWFSQLQNYDAVTVAAIAGREVPGIAVGSSVVPIYPRHPLLLSALGQTAQAATGGRFTLGIGLGSEKLLKPAYGVEYPPPIRHLREYLTALRPLLNGEAAEFDGELLSSHPFAPTAVPGSAPVPIFVAAMGPQALKVTGELADGTLPFLAGPRALAENIVPVINAAAESVGRPKPKIVAAFPAIVTNDIDATREAAAANLGFYDSIPSYQKILAAEGVSAAHELAAIGDEETVAAAIRRYFDAGATEVVITQAGIRSTEDRLRTWTLAGDQTMVPTN; translated from the coding sequence ATGACCATTGGGGTAGCCCTTCCGTCCGGGGACACGGACGGCGCGAGCAATCTCGTCGAAGAACTCGTCGAGCAGACCAGGCAGGCCGCGGCCGCCGGTATCGACTCGGTGTGGTTCTCGCAGCTGCAGAACTACGACGCGGTGACCGTGGCCGCGATCGCCGGGCGCGAGGTGCCCGGTATCGCGGTGGGCAGCTCGGTCGTGCCGATCTATCCGCGGCACCCGCTGCTGCTCTCCGCGCTCGGCCAGACCGCGCAGGCGGCCACCGGCGGCCGGTTCACGCTCGGCATCGGCCTCGGCTCGGAGAAGCTGCTCAAGCCCGCGTACGGCGTCGAGTACCCGCCGCCGATCCGGCACCTGCGTGAGTACCTGACCGCGCTGCGGCCGTTGCTGAACGGCGAAGCGGCCGAGTTCGACGGCGAGCTGCTCAGCTCGCACCCGTTCGCCCCGACGGCCGTTCCCGGCTCGGCGCCGGTCCCGATCTTCGTCGCGGCCATGGGCCCGCAGGCGCTCAAGGTGACCGGCGAGCTGGCCGACGGGACGCTGCCTTTCCTGGCCGGGCCGCGCGCGCTCGCCGAAAACATCGTCCCGGTCATCAATGCGGCCGCTGAGTCAGTGGGCCGTCCGAAGCCGAAAATCGTTGCCGCGTTTCCTGCAATCGTCACGAACGATATCGATGCCACTCGCGAGGCGGCCGCGGCGAACCTCGGGTTCTACGACTCGATCCCGTCGTATCAGAAGATTCTCGCCGCGGAAGGCGTTTCCGCTGCACACGAGCTTGCGGCGATCGGCGACGAGGAGACCGTGGCCGCCGCCATCCGGCGTTATTTCGACGCCGGCGCGACCGAAGTCGTGATCACCCAGGCGGGAATTCGGTCCACTGAAGACCGACTTCGCACCTGGACACTGGCGGGTGACCAGACAATGGTGCCTACGAATTGA
- a CDS encoding TetR/AcrR family transcriptional regulator, whose translation MSTPARRGRPRKLPLGEQRERVLRAAASLYALHGEQTTIEQIARQAGVSRQSVYESFGDRAALFTEVVADVEERSFVGIVALAREKTPNLRAWARMNYANMFAFVAANPEAFPVLREAERLGNPALTRLRERLARVYTDVAKQRWAEHGVDAGRSDNALVTLYFAMTEALVQMTWDGQPPDADALIDLLTEFTVGGITRLREPDVDVIDRLR comes from the coding sequence ATGTCAACCCCCGCTCGTCGCGGACGCCCGCGCAAGCTCCCGCTCGGTGAGCAGCGCGAACGCGTGTTGCGCGCGGCCGCGTCGCTTTACGCGTTGCACGGCGAGCAGACCACCATCGAGCAGATCGCCCGCCAAGCCGGCGTCTCACGGCAGTCGGTTTACGAGAGCTTCGGGGACCGGGCGGCGCTGTTCACCGAGGTCGTGGCCGATGTCGAGGAGCGCTCGTTCGTCGGCATCGTGGCGCTGGCGCGGGAGAAGACGCCGAACCTGCGCGCGTGGGCACGCATGAACTACGCGAACATGTTCGCCTTCGTCGCGGCCAATCCCGAGGCCTTCCCGGTGCTCCGCGAAGCCGAGCGATTGGGGAATCCGGCACTCACCCGCCTGAGGGAGCGGCTCGCCCGCGTCTACACCGACGTCGCCAAGCAGCGGTGGGCCGAGCACGGTGTCGACGCAGGCCGGTCCGACAACGCGCTCGTCACGCTCTACTTCGCGATGACCGAGGCGCTCGTCCAGATGACCTGGGACGGCCAGCCGCCCGACGCGGACGCGTTGATCGACCTGCTCACCGAGTTCACCGTCGGCGGCATCACCCGGCTGCGGGAGCCGGACGTCGACGTCATCGATCGGCTGCGCTAG
- a CDS encoding GNAT family N-acetyltransferase yields the protein MSLEVRSYAVTDPEVRPLLAELAHEYYSRYGSNSELERYPPEEFAPPRGALLLVREHDVSVAGGAFRHYDDETAEVKRMWTASAHRRRGLARLVLSELEAEAKRRGYRRIFLTTGPKQPEAASLYLAAGYRAVPADDPEGFGLLAFAKDL from the coding sequence GTGAGCCTCGAAGTACGGTCGTACGCCGTGACCGACCCCGAGGTGCGGCCGTTGCTGGCCGAGCTCGCCCACGAGTACTACAGCCGCTACGGCTCCAACTCGGAGCTCGAGCGCTATCCGCCGGAGGAGTTCGCGCCGCCGCGTGGCGCGCTGCTGCTGGTGCGCGAACACGACGTGAGTGTCGCGGGCGGCGCGTTCCGGCACTACGACGACGAGACCGCCGAGGTCAAACGCATGTGGACGGCGTCGGCGCATCGACGGCGCGGGCTCGCCAGGCTGGTGCTCTCCGAACTCGAAGCCGAGGCGAAGCGACGCGGGTATCGCCGGATCTTCCTCACCACCGGGCCGAAACAGCCCGAAGCCGCGTCGCTGTACCTCGCCGCCGGATACCGTGCCGTCCCCGCGGACGATCCGGAGGGATTCGGCCTGCTGGCGTTCGCGAAGGACCTATAG
- a CDS encoding DUF3151 domain-containing protein: MTHNLLGPEPTLLPEHTVAQAALDAGVDPAGVAAEHPYFSAAWAQLAETSFEAGETVAAYAYARTGYHRGLDQLRRAGWKGFGPVPWSHRPNQGFLRALAVLAKAAGKIGETEEYDRCRTFITESDPAAAEATGLA, from the coding sequence ATGACGCACAACCTGCTCGGCCCGGAGCCGACCCTGCTGCCAGAGCACACCGTCGCCCAGGCCGCTCTCGACGCCGGCGTCGACCCGGCCGGCGTCGCCGCGGAGCACCCGTACTTCAGCGCCGCGTGGGCCCAGCTGGCGGAGACCTCCTTCGAAGCCGGTGAGACGGTCGCCGCGTACGCCTACGCCCGCACCGGCTACCACCGCGGCCTCGACCAGCTCCGCCGCGCGGGCTGGAAGGGCTTCGGCCCGGTGCCGTGGTCGCACCGCCCCAACCAGGGCTTCCTGCGCGCGCTCGCCGTTCTCGCGAAGGCGGCCGGGAAGATCGGTGAGACCGAGGAGTACGACCGCTGCCGCACCTTCATCACCGAGTCCGACCCGGCGGCCGCCGAAGCCACCGGCCTCGCCTGA
- a CDS encoding HNH endonuclease family protein, whose protein sequence is MPTFRLVRRSLTALSVSAMLTVGIVGTADATPPGIPSAATAKSNLATLTVAPDGSQDGYSRDQFPHWIDQGNSCNTREVVLKRDGIGVTTGADCAPTGGKWVSPYDGATWTAASDVDIDHVVPLAAAWRTGASKWTKAQRQAFANDLTGPQLIAVTDNVNQQKGDKSPDQWKPPLTSYWCTYARMWVGSKYKYKLTVNSAEKTALTSMLGRC, encoded by the coding sequence ATGCCAACGTTTCGCCTGGTTCGCCGCTCGTTGACCGCTTTGAGCGTCAGCGCGATGCTCACCGTCGGTATCGTCGGAACGGCCGACGCCACCCCACCGGGTATCCCGTCCGCCGCCACCGCGAAGTCCAACCTCGCCACCCTCACCGTCGCACCCGACGGCTCGCAGGACGGCTACAGCCGCGACCAGTTCCCGCACTGGATCGACCAGGGCAACAGCTGCAACACCCGCGAGGTCGTGCTCAAACGCGACGGCATCGGCGTCACGACCGGAGCCGACTGCGCGCCGACCGGCGGCAAGTGGGTCAGCCCGTACGACGGCGCGACCTGGACCGCGGCCTCCGACGTCGACATCGACCACGTCGTCCCGCTCGCCGCCGCCTGGCGCACCGGGGCGTCGAAGTGGACCAAGGCGCAGCGGCAGGCCTTCGCGAACGACCTGACCGGGCCGCAGCTGATCGCGGTCACCGACAACGTCAACCAGCAGAAGGGCGACAAGTCGCCCGACCAGTGGAAGCCGCCGCTGACGAGCTACTGGTGCACCTACGCGCGGATGTGGGTCGGCTCGAAGTACAAGTACAAGCTGACCGTGAACTCGGCGGAGAAGACGGCGCTGACCTCGATGCTCGGCCGCTGCTAA
- a CDS encoding YafY family protein, which produces MNRTDRLYAIVEDLRAVAPGRRSARQLADRYEVSVRTIERDLDALQQAGVPIYADVGRRGGYTLDKTRTLPPLNFTPAEAVAVAVALRDADSSPFARAAESALRKIVAAMPVQEAAAATELADRVRYLAPVSAPAPRQPVPSILEEALAKQRVLRLLYADKDGTLTERDVEPVVFMAAPKGWYLVGWCRLRDDLRVFRVDRILSANDLGEPVPERVLTLPEVPDHVIQVARFG; this is translated from the coding sequence GTGAACCGAACCGACCGGCTTTACGCGATCGTCGAAGACTTGCGCGCGGTCGCGCCAGGAAGACGCAGCGCACGCCAGCTCGCGGACCGCTACGAGGTCAGCGTGCGCACCATCGAGCGCGATCTCGACGCGCTCCAGCAGGCGGGCGTGCCGATCTACGCCGACGTCGGCCGCCGAGGCGGCTACACGCTCGACAAGACGAGGACGCTGCCGCCGCTCAACTTCACGCCTGCCGAGGCGGTGGCCGTCGCGGTCGCCTTGCGTGACGCGGACAGCTCGCCGTTCGCCCGCGCCGCCGAGAGCGCGCTGCGCAAGATCGTCGCGGCGATGCCCGTTCAGGAGGCGGCCGCCGCGACCGAACTCGCCGACCGCGTCCGGTACCTCGCACCCGTCTCGGCGCCCGCGCCGAGGCAGCCGGTGCCGTCGATCCTCGAAGAGGCGCTCGCGAAGCAACGGGTGCTGCGGCTGCTCTACGCCGACAAGGACGGCACGCTGACCGAGCGTGATGTCGAGCCCGTGGTGTTCATGGCCGCGCCGAAGGGCTGGTATCTCGTCGGCTGGTGCCGCCTGCGAGACGACCTCAGGGTGTTCCGCGTCGACCGGATCCTGTCGGCGAACGATCTCGGCGAGCCCGTCCCGGAGCGCGTGCTCACCCTGCCCGAGGTGCCGGACCATGTGATCCAGGTCGCACGGTTCGGCTGA